One genomic segment of Fusobacterium mortiferum ATCC 9817 includes these proteins:
- a CDS encoding beta-class carbonic anhydrase gives MEIKNNLEEILKFNKEFVEKKEYEKYNTTKYPDKKIAILSCMDTRLTELLPKALDLKNGDAKIIKNAGGTVIHPFGSAMRSLLICVYEFDIKEIFIIGHYDCGVSSMDTDKMIKKMIEKGIDVQTLDTLSRAGIKVKKWLHGFDCVEESVRESVTKVKNHPLMPSNVAIHGLIMDPLTGRLDVAVNGFEHI, from the coding sequence ATGGAAATTAAAAACAACCTAGAGGAAATCTTAAAATTTAATAAGGAGTTTGTTGAAAAGAAAGAGTATGAAAAGTATAATACTACAAAATATCCTGATAAAAAGATAGCTATTCTTTCATGTATGGATACAAGATTAACAGAGCTACTTCCAAAGGCATTAGATTTAAAAAATGGAGATGCTAAAATCATAAAAAATGCAGGTGGAACTGTAATTCATCCATTTGGAAGTGCTATGAGAAGTCTACTTATCTGTGTTTATGAATTTGATATTAAAGAGATATTTATCATAGGACATTATGATTGTGGTGTAAGTAGTATGGATACTGATAAAATGATAAAGAAGATGATAGAGAAAGGAATAGATGTACAAACATTAGATACACTTTCTCGTGCAGGAATAAAAGTAAAAAAATGGCTACATGGATTTGATTGTGTAGAAGAATCAGTAAGAGAGAGTGTTACAAAAGTAAAAAATCATCCTCTTATGCCTAGCAATGTAGCTATACATGGACTAATAATGGACCCATTAACAGGTAGATTAGATGTAGCAGTTAATGGATTTGAACATATTTAG
- a CDS encoding septal ring lytic transglycosylase RlpA family protein, which translates to MRYFLVVVVLMFVTACTSTGTASWYGKGFEGKLTASGYVYDSNQLTCASNDYPFGTVLKVTNKENGKSVLVVVTDRGGFEKYGRKIDLSRAAFNKIASTGHGLIDVKVEKVSDKNTFKYKHGSPRFTSSEYKKYIKGI; encoded by the coding sequence ATGAGATATTTTCTAGTAGTAGTAGTTTTAATGTTTGTAACAGCTTGTACATCTACTGGAACAGCTAGCTGGTATGGAAAAGGTTTTGAAGGGAAATTAACAGCAAGTGGTTATGTTTATGATTCTAATCAGTTGACTTGTGCTTCTAATGATTATCCTTTTGGAACTGTATTAAAAGTAACTAATAAAGAAAATGGAAAATCTGTACTTGTTGTAGTTACAGATAGAGGTGGATTTGAAAAATATGGGAGAAAGATAGATTTAAGTAGAGCTGCTTTTAATAAGATAGCTTCTACTGGTCATGGGCTTATTGATGTAAAGGTAGAAAAAGTAAGTGATAAAAATACTTTTAAATATAAGCATGGAAGTCCTAGATTTACCTCTTCAGAGTATAAAAAATATATCAAGGGAATTTAG
- a CDS encoding DUF368 domain-containing protein: MIQLFLKGIIIGIANIMPGVSGGTLAVIMGVYDKLTEAIGNFPTAPVKKKIEYIKFLLQIGSGAAIGIILFARVIEFCFTNYPRATAGGFSLLILPSIPYIIKGENKKDKKNIFFFCLGALLTLGFVYADYKFGKDSGAKELVTVVTTSYALKLFACGGLAAGAMIIPGISGSLLLLMLGEYYNILGFINKFFSNLINITSYSSISEIITNLYILPLTAFGLGVLIGLVLIAKLINMLLQKHRSVTLFFITGIIVVSILQIWLNLYK; this comes from the coding sequence ATGATACAACTTTTTTTAAAAGGAATTATAATAGGAATTGCTAATATTATGCCTGGAGTTTCTGGGGGAACATTGGCAGTAATAATGGGAGTATATGATAAACTTACAGAAGCAATAGGAAATTTCCCTACTGCTCCTGTTAAGAAAAAAATAGAGTACATAAAATTTTTGCTACAAATAGGAAGTGGAGCAGCTATTGGAATAATTTTATTTGCAAGAGTAATAGAATTTTGTTTTACTAATTATCCAAGAGCTACTGCTGGTGGATTTAGTTTATTGATTCTTCCATCTATTCCATATATTATAAAGGGAGAGAATAAAAAAGATAAAAAGAATATTTTCTTTTTCTGTTTAGGAGCTTTACTTACTTTAGGATTTGTATATGCTGATTATAAATTTGGAAAAGATAGTGGAGCAAAGGAATTGGTTACAGTAGTCACTACAAGTTATGCTTTAAAACTTTTTGCTTGTGGTGGACTTGCTGCAGGAGCTATGATTATTCCAGGAATATCTGGTTCACTTTTACTTCTTATGTTGGGAGAGTATTATAATATTTTAGGATTTATAAATAAATTTTTCTCAAATCTTATAAATATTACAAGTTACTCTTCAATAAGTGAGATAATCACAAATTTATATATACTACCTCTTACAGCTTTTGGGTTGGGGGTATTGATAGGGCTTGTTCTAATAGCTAAACTTATAAATATGCTTCTTCAAAAACATAGAAGTGTAACACTATTTTTTATAACTGGGATAATAGTTGTGTCAATTTTACAAATTTGGTTAAATCTATATAAATAA
- a CDS encoding RluD family protein, giving the protein MSKHNTSFKVDKDNELMKFLMEKMPQNSRNNIKSLLTQRRVMVDDVIVSQYNAPLKEGQIVSITKTKITKHKLEGVSIVYEDNDILVVEKERGILSVATQNEREKTAYNILKII; this is encoded by the coding sequence GTGTCAAAACATAATACAAGTTTTAAAGTGGATAAAGATAATGAATTGATGAAGTTTTTAATGGAGAAGATGCCACAAAATAGTCGTAATAATATAAAATCTTTACTTACTCAAAGAAGGGTAATGGTAGATGATGTAATAGTATCACAATATAATGCTCCTTTAAAAGAGGGACAGATAGTAAGTATAACTAAAACTAAAATAACTAAGCATAAATTAGAGGGAGTATCTATTGTCTATGAGGACAATGATATATTAGTAGTAGAAAAAGAAAGAGGAATACTTTCAGTTGCTACACAAAATGAAAGAGAAAAAACAGCTTATAATATTTTAAAAATTATTTAA
- a CDS encoding RluA family pseudouridine synthase — MVHRLDRDTSGVMIFAKSEKAQDILQTTWNDSVKERTYVALVEGNVKKDSDTIISYLAENKAMITYSTANEEEGKKAVSHYKVLKRNKNYSLLEVNIETGRKNQIRVHMQDLGHSVVGDKKYGSTKNPIKRLGLHAHTIVFKHPITKEVLSFTSKIPEAFLSLFK, encoded by the coding sequence GTGGTACATCGTTTAGATAGAGATACATCTGGTGTAATGATATTTGCAAAATCAGAAAAGGCTCAAGATATTTTACAAACTACATGGAATGATTCTGTAAAAGAGAGAACCTATGTAGCATTAGTAGAGGGAAATGTAAAAAAAGATAGTGATACAATAATATCATATCTAGCAGAAAATAAAGCTATGATAACTTACTCTACTGCTAATGAAGAGGAAGGAAAAAAAGCTGTATCACACTATAAAGTTTTAAAGAGAAATAAAAATTATTCTCTATTGGAAGTAAATATAGAAACAGGTAGAAAAAATCAGATACGTGTACATATGCAAGATTTAGGACACAGCGTAGTTGGAGATAAAAAATATGGTTCTACAAAAAATCCTATTAAAAGATTGGGATTGCATGCTCATACAATAGTGTTTAAACATCCTATAACAAAAGAGGTGTTATCATTTACAAGTAAAATACCAGAAGCATTTTTATCTCTTTTTAAATAA
- a CDS encoding SDR family NAD(P)-dependent oxidoreductase — protein sequence MKLLITGATGGMGEEIIKIFRKNSYEVIALGRDKKRLKKLEENYQVKSYSINIEEEIEIEKFLEDIEDEEIDVVINGAGIGEIDYFENMEYEKIKKLIEINSIALTKITHHFYKKMIERGNGKIINISSTAGFQEGGPLMSVYYGTKAYVNSFTLSLYEEGREKGVEIYLLTPGPTKTKFKGMDRKLSKFEKIYVTTPEEVAIELWKGIERKKKIIIPGKINKILYFIDKFIPLEVKLKSIKKIQEKKIKK from the coding sequence GTGAAACTTTTAATTACAGGTGCTACTGGAGGAATGGGAGAGGAGATTATAAAAATCTTTAGAAAAAATAGTTATGAAGTTATTGCTTTAGGTAGAGATAAAAAGAGATTAAAAAAATTGGAAGAAAATTATCAAGTTAAATCTTATTCTATAAATATAGAAGAAGAGATAGAGATAGAAAAATTTTTAGAAGATATAGAAGATGAGGAAATAGATGTAGTTATAAATGGAGCTGGAATAGGGGAGATAGACTATTTTGAAAATATGGAGTACGAAAAAATAAAAAAGCTTATAGAGATAAATAGTATTGCTCTAACTAAGATTACTCATCATTTCTATAAAAAAATGATAGAGAGGGGCAATGGAAAAATAATAAATATTTCATCTACTGCTGGTTTTCAAGAGGGGGGTCCTCTTATGAGTGTATATTATGGAACAAAGGCTTATGTAAACTCTTTTACTCTTTCTCTTTATGAAGAGGGGAGAGAAAAAGGTGTAGAGATATATCTCTTAACTCCTGGTCCAACTAAAACAAAATTTAAAGGAATGGATAGGAAACTATCTAAATTTGAAAAAATCTATGTAACTACTCCAGAAGAGGTAGCTATAGAATTATGGAAGGGAATAGAAAGAAAAAAGAAGATTATAATTCCAGGGAAAATTAATAAAATTTTATATTTTATTGATAAATTTATTCCGTTAGAAGTAAAATTAAAGTCAATAAAAAAAATTCAAGAAAAAAAGATAAAAAAATAG
- a CDS encoding DUF5684 domain-containing protein → MVSLIIYIIIAICMWKIFEKAGLEGWKAIIPFYNIYVEIVYVAKKEWWYIILYFIPIVQLFAIVKIHMEIAKNFRISSPFLFSLGMTFLSFIFYPILGFGNYQFIDDDYADVID, encoded by the coding sequence ATGGTAAGCTTAATTATTTATATTATTATAGCAATATGTATGTGGAAAATATTTGAAAAAGCTGGATTAGAAGGATGGAAGGCTATAATTCCTTTTTATAATATTTATGTTGAAATTGTATATGTAGCTAAAAAAGAATGGTGGTATATAATACTTTATTTTATACCAATAGTACAACTTTTTGCTATAGTAAAAATTCATATGGAGATAGCTAAAAACTTTAGAATTTCATCACCATTTCTTTTTTCGTTAGGAATGACATTTCTATCATTTATATTCTATCCAATATTAGGATTTGGAAATTATCAATTTATAGATGATGATTATGCTGATGTGATTGATTAA